A genomic region of Branchiostoma lanceolatum isolate klBraLanc5 chromosome 4, klBraLanc5.hap2, whole genome shotgun sequence contains the following coding sequences:
- the LOC136434097 gene encoding calcium permeable stress-gated cation channel 1-like isoform X3 has product MGDVQPEVVTPMSLSGGLNLQVGASITPYTILPNASLSPAAAKCDVYIRNVTGRGMPSILVQEQLYYGGIPFNLGLNMAAWVLLLLLFAVLRKIAWDYGRLALMSRADERTRVLSSNGKGADYDVWTSIFYGDHEPPPEGKNLDEETSVGRESRESLSSHPVAPGVHDRGFCSWVPAIFKIKDDMIAYKCGLDAVQYMTFQRYVLVLMTIITVFSIAVLLPVNFSGTQEGGPDQFGRTTVSNLQSNNPLLWLHTVFSILYLIAIVLFMRHFTTNLQYREEEHVTRTLFIRNMPIGLTDRELIKKHFMEAYPDAVVTDVQFTYNITKLMKLDKKRLAAQQAKLQTQRINERTGKPLTIKPMLCGKFCPNRCGVVEVDALEYYTQEEERLTAECEKEKKRSFQDDLGMAFVTFNSDKVAARIVGDYRTFLKGPPAASSVSTQVQSMHWSVDFAPAPDDVNWENLSISGVSWWFRVLIINLILLVFLFFLTTPAIILNTLDQWNYKKLFDGLHSPLISQTLPTLLLWTFTAVLPVLVYRTSLLEGHWTKSGFNHSVMRKTFVFLLFMTLILPSLGLTSLKAFVEFALTPEGQQTKWACIFLPDNGAFFVNYVITSGFIGTSLELIRFPELILYAWWLLLTRTEAEKHAVRQEIVYDFQFGTQYAWMMCIFTITTVYSITCPLIVPFGLTYMILKHLVDRYNIYYAYNPSRISPDIHNSAVNYVIAAAVLLQCSLLFFSIIRLGDDSKSRTAPAFTHLHLYTRCTGMRPGCFICPHQATKL; this is encoded by the exons ATGGGGGACGTTCAGCCCGAGGTCGTGACCCCGATGAGTCTGTCGGGCGGCTTGAACCTGCAGGTCGGGGCCTCCATCACGCCCTACACCATCCTGCCCAACGCCAGCCTGTCCCCGGCGGCAGCCAAGTGCGACGTCTACATCCGCAACGTCACCGGGCGCGGCATGCCCTCCATCCTGGTGCAGGAGCAGCTCTACTACGGAGGCATCCCCTTCAACCTGGGGCTCAACATGGCAGCTTGGGTG ctcCTGTTGTTGCTATTTGCGGTTCTGCGGAAGATAGCCTGGGACTACGGCCGCCTTGCCCTCATGTCAAGGGCGGATGAAAG gaCTCGTGTTCTGTCGAGCAACGGCAAAGGGGCGGATTATGACGT GTGGACCAGTATATTCTATGGGGATCACGAGCCTCCGCCCGAGGGGAAAAACCTGGACGAGGAGACCTCCGTGGGGAGGGAAAGCAGGGAAAGTTTGAGCAGCCATCCGGTAGCGCCCGGGGTCCATGACAGG GGTTTCTGTTCCTGGGTTCCAGCTATATTCAAAATAAA AGACGACATGATAGCGTACAAATGCGGGCTGGACGCCGTGCAGTACATGACCTTCCAGCGATACGTCCTTGTCCTCATGACCATCATCACCGTCTTCTCCATCGCTGTGCTCCTTCCAGTCAACTTCTCAGGAACCCAAG aggGAGGTCCAGATCAGTTTGGCAGGACGACAGTTTCTAACCTGCAGTCCAA CAACCCGTTGCTGTGGCTGCACACAGTGTTCTCCATCTTGTACCTGATCGCCATCGTGCTGTTCATGAGACACTTCACCACCAACCTGCAGTACCGGGAGGAGGAGCAT GTGACAAGGACGTTGTTCATCCGGAACATGCCCATCGGCCTGACAGACAGGGAGCTCATCAAGAAGCACTTCAT GGAGGCGTACCCGGACGCTGTTGTCACCGATGTGCAGTTCACCTACAACATCACAAAACTCATGAAGCTCGACAAGAAACG GCTGGCCGCCCAGCAGGCGAAGCTCCAGACCCAGAGGATTAACGAGCGGACGGGGAAGCCGCTGACCATCAAGCCCATGCTGTGTGGCAAGTTCTGCCCCAACAGGTGTGGGGTGGTCGAG GTGGACGCCCTGGAATACTACACGCAGGAGGAGGAGCGGCTGACTGCGGAGTgtgagaaggagaagaaaaggTCGTTCCAGGACGACCTTGGCATGGCATTCGTCACCTTCAACAGCGACAAGGTCGCCGCCAG GATTGTGGGTGACTACCGCACGTTCCTGAAAGGCCCCCCTGCAGCCTCGAGCGTCAGCACGCAGGTCCAGTCCATGCACTGGTCGGTCGACTTTGCGCCGGCCCCTGACGACGTCAACTG GGAAAACCTGTCCATCTCGGGCGTGTCCTGGTGGTTCCGCGTCCTCATCATCAACCTCATCCTGCTGGTCTTCCTGTTCTTCCTGACCACGCCCGCCATCATCCTCAACACGCTGGACCAGTGGAACTACAAGAAACTCTTCGATGGTCTACAC agcccACTGATATCACAGACTCTGCCCACCCTGCTCCTATGGACCTTCACTGCTGTGCTGCCCGTTCTGGTCTACCGAACTTCTCTCCTGGAAGGACACTGGACGAA GTCGGGTTTTAACCACAGCGTGATGAGGAAAACCTTCGTCTTCCTGCTGTTCATGACTCTCATCCTGCCTTCGCTGGGACTCACAAG TCTGAAGGCGTTTGTGGAATTTGCACTGACCCCAGAAGGACAGCAGACCAAATGGGC GTGCATCTTCCTGCCAGACAACGGTGCCTTCTTCGTGAACTACGTCATCACGTCCGGGTTCATCGGGACGTCGCTGGAGCTGATCCGCTTCCCGGAGCTCATCCTGTACGCCTGGTGGCTGCTGCTGACCCGCACCGAGGCCGAGAAGCACGCAGTCAGACAG GAGATCGTGTATGACTTCCAGTTCGGCACGCAGTACGCCTGGATGATGTGCATCTTCACCATCACAACCGTCTACAGCATCACCTGTCCCCTCATCGTGCCCTTCG GTTTGACCTACATGATCCTGAAGCACCTGGTGGACAGGTACAACATCTACTACGCCTACAACCCATCCCGCATCAGCCCCGACATCCACAACTCCGCCGTCAACTATGTCATCGCAGCGGCCGTGCTGCTGCAGTGCTCGCTGCTCTTCTTCTCCATCATCAGACTCG GAGATGACAGTAAGTCTCGCACTGCACCAGCCTTCACCCACTTGCACTTGTACACCCGTTGCACAGGCATGCGTCCCGGCTGTTTTATTTGTCCCCATCAAGCCACCAAACTCtga
- the LOC136434097 gene encoding calcium permeable stress-gated cation channel 1-like isoform X2, translated as MGDVQPEVVTPMSLSGGLNLQVGASITPYTILPNASLSPAAAKCDVYIRNVTGRGMPSILVQEQLYYGGIPFNLGLNMAAWVLLLLLFAVLRKIAWDYGRLALMSRADERWTSIFYGDHEPPPEGKNLDEETSVGRESRESLSSHPVAPGVHDRGFCSWVPAIFKIKDDMIAYKCGLDAVQYMTFQRYVLVLMTIITVFSIAVLLPVNFSGTQEGGPDQFGRTTVSNLQSNNPLLWLHTVFSILYLIAIVLFMRHFTTNLQYREEEHVTRTLFIRNMPIGLTDRELIKKHFMEAYPDAVVTDVQFTYNITKLMKLDKKRLAAQQAKLQTQRINERTGKPLTIKPMLCGKFCPNRCGVVEVDALEYYTQEEERLTAECEKEKKRSFQDDLGMAFVTFNSDKVAARIVGDYRTFLKGPPAASSVSTQVQSMHWSVDFAPAPDDVNWENLSISGVSWWFRVLIINLILLVFLFFLTTPAIILNTLDQWNYKKLFDGLHSPLISQTLPTLLLWTFTAVLPVLVYRTSLLEGHWTKSGFNHSVMRKTFVFLLFMTLILPSLGLTSLKAFVEFALTPEGQQTKWACIFLPDNGAFFVNYVITSGFIGTSLELIRFPELILYAWWLLLTRTEAEKHAVRQEIVYDFQFGTQYAWMMCIFTITTVYSITCPLIVPFGLTYMILKHLVDRYNIYYAYNPSRISPDIHNSAVNYVIAAAVLLQCSLLFFSIIRLGTLDAHTIVTALVLVMTLALIIAKTCFGVFSGLTAHKYHQFTDTDDEAGSTGSSPTAPFVSALLMDPASVSPTTPPKVAPPAKDNNHKTYGTTEPPEKEELDLRLADGS; from the exons ATGGGGGACGTTCAGCCCGAGGTCGTGACCCCGATGAGTCTGTCGGGCGGCTTGAACCTGCAGGTCGGGGCCTCCATCACGCCCTACACCATCCTGCCCAACGCCAGCCTGTCCCCGGCGGCAGCCAAGTGCGACGTCTACATCCGCAACGTCACCGGGCGCGGCATGCCCTCCATCCTGGTGCAGGAGCAGCTCTACTACGGAGGCATCCCCTTCAACCTGGGGCTCAACATGGCAGCTTGGGTG ctcCTGTTGTTGCTATTTGCGGTTCTGCGGAAGATAGCCTGGGACTACGGCCGCCTTGCCCTCATGTCAAGGGCGGATGAAAG GTGGACCAGTATATTCTATGGGGATCACGAGCCTCCGCCCGAGGGGAAAAACCTGGACGAGGAGACCTCCGTGGGGAGGGAAAGCAGGGAAAGTTTGAGCAGCCATCCGGTAGCGCCCGGGGTCCATGACAGG GGTTTCTGTTCCTGGGTTCCAGCTATATTCAAAATAAA AGACGACATGATAGCGTACAAATGCGGGCTGGACGCCGTGCAGTACATGACCTTCCAGCGATACGTCCTTGTCCTCATGACCATCATCACCGTCTTCTCCATCGCTGTGCTCCTTCCAGTCAACTTCTCAGGAACCCAAG aggGAGGTCCAGATCAGTTTGGCAGGACGACAGTTTCTAACCTGCAGTCCAA CAACCCGTTGCTGTGGCTGCACACAGTGTTCTCCATCTTGTACCTGATCGCCATCGTGCTGTTCATGAGACACTTCACCACCAACCTGCAGTACCGGGAGGAGGAGCAT GTGACAAGGACGTTGTTCATCCGGAACATGCCCATCGGCCTGACAGACAGGGAGCTCATCAAGAAGCACTTCAT GGAGGCGTACCCGGACGCTGTTGTCACCGATGTGCAGTTCACCTACAACATCACAAAACTCATGAAGCTCGACAAGAAACG GCTGGCCGCCCAGCAGGCGAAGCTCCAGACCCAGAGGATTAACGAGCGGACGGGGAAGCCGCTGACCATCAAGCCCATGCTGTGTGGCAAGTTCTGCCCCAACAGGTGTGGGGTGGTCGAG GTGGACGCCCTGGAATACTACACGCAGGAGGAGGAGCGGCTGACTGCGGAGTgtgagaaggagaagaaaaggTCGTTCCAGGACGACCTTGGCATGGCATTCGTCACCTTCAACAGCGACAAGGTCGCCGCCAG GATTGTGGGTGACTACCGCACGTTCCTGAAAGGCCCCCCTGCAGCCTCGAGCGTCAGCACGCAGGTCCAGTCCATGCACTGGTCGGTCGACTTTGCGCCGGCCCCTGACGACGTCAACTG GGAAAACCTGTCCATCTCGGGCGTGTCCTGGTGGTTCCGCGTCCTCATCATCAACCTCATCCTGCTGGTCTTCCTGTTCTTCCTGACCACGCCCGCCATCATCCTCAACACGCTGGACCAGTGGAACTACAAGAAACTCTTCGATGGTCTACAC agcccACTGATATCACAGACTCTGCCCACCCTGCTCCTATGGACCTTCACTGCTGTGCTGCCCGTTCTGGTCTACCGAACTTCTCTCCTGGAAGGACACTGGACGAA GTCGGGTTTTAACCACAGCGTGATGAGGAAAACCTTCGTCTTCCTGCTGTTCATGACTCTCATCCTGCCTTCGCTGGGACTCACAAG TCTGAAGGCGTTTGTGGAATTTGCACTGACCCCAGAAGGACAGCAGACCAAATGGGC GTGCATCTTCCTGCCAGACAACGGTGCCTTCTTCGTGAACTACGTCATCACGTCCGGGTTCATCGGGACGTCGCTGGAGCTGATCCGCTTCCCGGAGCTCATCCTGTACGCCTGGTGGCTGCTGCTGACCCGCACCGAGGCCGAGAAGCACGCAGTCAGACAG GAGATCGTGTATGACTTCCAGTTCGGCACGCAGTACGCCTGGATGATGTGCATCTTCACCATCACAACCGTCTACAGCATCACCTGTCCCCTCATCGTGCCCTTCG GTTTGACCTACATGATCCTGAAGCACCTGGTGGACAGGTACAACATCTACTACGCCTACAACCCATCCCGCATCAGCCCCGACATCCACAACTCCGCCGTCAACTATGTCATCGCAGCGGCCGTGCTGCTGCAGTGCTCGCTGCTCTTCTTCTCCATCATCAGACTCG GTACCTTGGATGCTCACACCATCGTCACTGCGCTGGTCCTGGTCATGACTCTCGCTCTCATCATCGCCAAAACCTGCTTCGGCGTGTTCAGCGGCCTGACGGCGCACAAGTACCAC CAATTCACGGATACTGATGACGAGGCTGGCAGCACCGGCAGCTCCCCCACTGCT CCGTTTGTGTCTGCCTTGCTGATGGATCCAGCCTCTGTGTCACCCACGACCCCGCCCAAGGTCGCCCCGCCCGCGAAGGACAACAACCACAAAACCTACGGCACCACCGAGCCGCCGGAGAAGGAGGAGCTTGACCTTCGTCTCGCCGACGGGTCGTAA
- the LOC136434099 gene encoding probable G-protein coupled receptor 75: MDPTTVRGPIMAEALRNWSNFSGETSAGSPPFWSNFSGETSAGPPPFGPDDLHPSTLVASTFLLVAVFLVGTVGNTVIFLSAFQSWGKKLRTGFDLLIFDLTVCDFLACAVVTPALGVCLFRDPAPHLAAPFCRALVFLSTAATFMSLATLVAIALHRLTMVKSQAKRPISWRGAVLVLAGLWTISLTSASLVTLHGRSTWDLHAPAGCLPFLGYNHINNVMVCFTAPVFCISFLIVCVSYGFIADAVRHQANRKASVAFSAKGVPADGAVHPADEAAQFADGAVHLADGAVHLANGAVHLADGATHAADGALLPADGTVNTADGAANPADGTVYYADGAVHALSRGSTPSPQPNALSPRADPAQGSPAGSLPVPVVLEKESKAMKLCFFMTVSVLCCWGPLVICQLTEYLSGPSADLFQVKVCSMALLLTNSSLNPYIYPRNSGKLRVRITRFLGSLYPYQRTTRLEALGDGDLELNRNKSSHQDAMGTGAAAEPSRVDRAVGPSYTHGRSQRTPCGARLAGRLRPTWEISTDFKRSISKSRRDSYIVPSESRVDGPTLV, from the exons ATGGATCCGACGACAGTGCGAGGTCCCATCATGGCCGAGGCGCTCCGGAACTGGTCCAACTTCAGCGGGGAGACCTCCGCCGGGTCCCCGCCCTTCTGGTCCAACTTCAGCGGGGAGACCTCCGCCGGGCCCCCGCCCTTCGGCCCCGACGACCTGCATCCCTCCACGCTGGTGGCCAGCACCTTCCTCCTGGTGGCCGTCTTCttg GTGGGGACCGTGGGCAACACCGTCATCTTCCTGTCGGCCTTCCAGAGCTGGGGCAAGAAGCTGCGCACCGGCTTCGACCTGCTCATCTTCGACCTGACCGTGTGCGACTTCCTGGCCTGCGCGGTGGTGACGCCCGCCCTCGGCGTGTGCCTGTTCCGCGACCCGGCGCCGCACCTGGCCGCGCCCTTCTGCCGCGCGCTGGTGTTCCTCAGCACCGCCGCCACCTTCATGTCGCTCGCCACGCTGGTCGCCATCGCGCTGCACAG ACTCACCATGGTCAAGTCGCAGGCCAAGCGCCCCATCTCCTGGCGCGGGGCCGTGCTCGTGCTGGCCGGCCTGTGGACCATCAGCCTTACCTCCGCCAGCCTCGTCACGCTCCACGGCCGCTCCACGTGGGACCTGCACGCGCCCGCGGGCTGCCTGCCGTTCCTAGGCTACAACCACATCAACAACGTCATGGTGTGCTTCACGGCGCCCGTCTTCTGCATCTCCTTCCTGATCGTGTGCGTGTCCTACGGCTTCATCGCGGACGCAGTGAGGCACCAGGCCAACAGGAAGGCATCCGTGGCCTTCTCCGCCAAGGGTGTGCCGGCGGACGGGGCCGTGCACCCGGCGGACGAGGCCGCGCAGTTTGCCGACGGGGCTGTGCACCTTGCAGACGGGGCCGTGCACCTTGCAAACGGGGCCGTGCACCTTGCAGACGGGGCTACGCACGCCGCGGACGGGGCCCTTCTCCCCGCGGACGGGACCGTGAACACCGCGGATGGAGCCGCTAACCCCGCCGACGGGACCGTGTACTACGCGGACGGGGCCGTGCACGCCCTCTCCCGGGGTAGCACCCCCAGCCCGCAGCCGAACGCCCTCTCGCCCCGCGCGGACCCGGCCCAGGGCAGCCCGGCCGGCTCCCTGCCGGTGCCCGTGGTGCTGGAGAAGGAGTCCAAAGCCATGAAGCTGTGCTTCTTCATGACGGTGTCCGTGCTCTGCTGCTGGGGCCCGCTCGTCATCTGCCAGCTGACCGAGTACCTGTCGGGCCCCAGCGCCGACCTGTTCCAGGTGAAGGTGTGCAGCATGGCGCTCCTGCTGACCAACTCGTCCCTCAACCCCTACATCTACCCGCGCAACAGCGGCAAGCTGCGCGTCAGGATCACCCGCTTCCTCGGCAGCCTGTATCCCTACCAGCGGACAACTCGGCTGGAGGCGCTCGGGGACGGAGACCTCGAGCTGAACCGGAACAAGTCCTCGCACCAGGACGCGATGGGCACGGGCGCCGCTGCGGAGCCCAGTCGGGTGGACCGCGCGGTGGGCCCGAGCTACACGCACGGGCGGTCCCAGAGAACGCCGTGCGGCGCCAGGCTGGCGGGCAGGCTCCGGCCGACATGGGAGATCTCCACGGACTTTAAACGGTCCATCTCCAAGTCTAGAAGAGACTCTTACATCGTGCCAAGTGAGAGTAGGGTAGACGGACCCACTCTAGTGTAG
- the LOC136434097 gene encoding calcium permeable stress-gated cation channel 1-like isoform X1: protein MGDVQPEVVTPMSLSGGLNLQVGASITPYTILPNASLSPAAAKCDVYIRNVTGRGMPSILVQEQLYYGGIPFNLGLNMAAWVLLLLLFAVLRKIAWDYGRLALMSRADERTRVLSSNGKGADYDVWTSIFYGDHEPPPEGKNLDEETSVGRESRESLSSHPVAPGVHDRGFCSWVPAIFKIKDDMIAYKCGLDAVQYMTFQRYVLVLMTIITVFSIAVLLPVNFSGTQEGGPDQFGRTTVSNLQSNNPLLWLHTVFSILYLIAIVLFMRHFTTNLQYREEEHVTRTLFIRNMPIGLTDRELIKKHFMEAYPDAVVTDVQFTYNITKLMKLDKKRLAAQQAKLQTQRINERTGKPLTIKPMLCGKFCPNRCGVVEVDALEYYTQEEERLTAECEKEKKRSFQDDLGMAFVTFNSDKVAARIVGDYRTFLKGPPAASSVSTQVQSMHWSVDFAPAPDDVNWENLSISGVSWWFRVLIINLILLVFLFFLTTPAIILNTLDQWNYKKLFDGLHSPLISQTLPTLLLWTFTAVLPVLVYRTSLLEGHWTKSGFNHSVMRKTFVFLLFMTLILPSLGLTSLKAFVEFALTPEGQQTKWACIFLPDNGAFFVNYVITSGFIGTSLELIRFPELILYAWWLLLTRTEAEKHAVRQEIVYDFQFGTQYAWMMCIFTITTVYSITCPLIVPFGLTYMILKHLVDRYNIYYAYNPSRISPDIHNSAVNYVIAAAVLLQCSLLFFSIIRLGTLDAHTIVTALVLVMTLALIIAKTCFGVFSGLTAHKYHQFTDTDDEAGSTGSSPTAPFVSALLMDPASVSPTTPPKVAPPAKDNNHKTYGTTEPPEKEELDLRLADGS from the exons ATGGGGGACGTTCAGCCCGAGGTCGTGACCCCGATGAGTCTGTCGGGCGGCTTGAACCTGCAGGTCGGGGCCTCCATCACGCCCTACACCATCCTGCCCAACGCCAGCCTGTCCCCGGCGGCAGCCAAGTGCGACGTCTACATCCGCAACGTCACCGGGCGCGGCATGCCCTCCATCCTGGTGCAGGAGCAGCTCTACTACGGAGGCATCCCCTTCAACCTGGGGCTCAACATGGCAGCTTGGGTG ctcCTGTTGTTGCTATTTGCGGTTCTGCGGAAGATAGCCTGGGACTACGGCCGCCTTGCCCTCATGTCAAGGGCGGATGAAAG gaCTCGTGTTCTGTCGAGCAACGGCAAAGGGGCGGATTATGACGT GTGGACCAGTATATTCTATGGGGATCACGAGCCTCCGCCCGAGGGGAAAAACCTGGACGAGGAGACCTCCGTGGGGAGGGAAAGCAGGGAAAGTTTGAGCAGCCATCCGGTAGCGCCCGGGGTCCATGACAGG GGTTTCTGTTCCTGGGTTCCAGCTATATTCAAAATAAA AGACGACATGATAGCGTACAAATGCGGGCTGGACGCCGTGCAGTACATGACCTTCCAGCGATACGTCCTTGTCCTCATGACCATCATCACCGTCTTCTCCATCGCTGTGCTCCTTCCAGTCAACTTCTCAGGAACCCAAG aggGAGGTCCAGATCAGTTTGGCAGGACGACAGTTTCTAACCTGCAGTCCAA CAACCCGTTGCTGTGGCTGCACACAGTGTTCTCCATCTTGTACCTGATCGCCATCGTGCTGTTCATGAGACACTTCACCACCAACCTGCAGTACCGGGAGGAGGAGCAT GTGACAAGGACGTTGTTCATCCGGAACATGCCCATCGGCCTGACAGACAGGGAGCTCATCAAGAAGCACTTCAT GGAGGCGTACCCGGACGCTGTTGTCACCGATGTGCAGTTCACCTACAACATCACAAAACTCATGAAGCTCGACAAGAAACG GCTGGCCGCCCAGCAGGCGAAGCTCCAGACCCAGAGGATTAACGAGCGGACGGGGAAGCCGCTGACCATCAAGCCCATGCTGTGTGGCAAGTTCTGCCCCAACAGGTGTGGGGTGGTCGAG GTGGACGCCCTGGAATACTACACGCAGGAGGAGGAGCGGCTGACTGCGGAGTgtgagaaggagaagaaaaggTCGTTCCAGGACGACCTTGGCATGGCATTCGTCACCTTCAACAGCGACAAGGTCGCCGCCAG GATTGTGGGTGACTACCGCACGTTCCTGAAAGGCCCCCCTGCAGCCTCGAGCGTCAGCACGCAGGTCCAGTCCATGCACTGGTCGGTCGACTTTGCGCCGGCCCCTGACGACGTCAACTG GGAAAACCTGTCCATCTCGGGCGTGTCCTGGTGGTTCCGCGTCCTCATCATCAACCTCATCCTGCTGGTCTTCCTGTTCTTCCTGACCACGCCCGCCATCATCCTCAACACGCTGGACCAGTGGAACTACAAGAAACTCTTCGATGGTCTACAC agcccACTGATATCACAGACTCTGCCCACCCTGCTCCTATGGACCTTCACTGCTGTGCTGCCCGTTCTGGTCTACCGAACTTCTCTCCTGGAAGGACACTGGACGAA GTCGGGTTTTAACCACAGCGTGATGAGGAAAACCTTCGTCTTCCTGCTGTTCATGACTCTCATCCTGCCTTCGCTGGGACTCACAAG TCTGAAGGCGTTTGTGGAATTTGCACTGACCCCAGAAGGACAGCAGACCAAATGGGC GTGCATCTTCCTGCCAGACAACGGTGCCTTCTTCGTGAACTACGTCATCACGTCCGGGTTCATCGGGACGTCGCTGGAGCTGATCCGCTTCCCGGAGCTCATCCTGTACGCCTGGTGGCTGCTGCTGACCCGCACCGAGGCCGAGAAGCACGCAGTCAGACAG GAGATCGTGTATGACTTCCAGTTCGGCACGCAGTACGCCTGGATGATGTGCATCTTCACCATCACAACCGTCTACAGCATCACCTGTCCCCTCATCGTGCCCTTCG GTTTGACCTACATGATCCTGAAGCACCTGGTGGACAGGTACAACATCTACTACGCCTACAACCCATCCCGCATCAGCCCCGACATCCACAACTCCGCCGTCAACTATGTCATCGCAGCGGCCGTGCTGCTGCAGTGCTCGCTGCTCTTCTTCTCCATCATCAGACTCG GTACCTTGGATGCTCACACCATCGTCACTGCGCTGGTCCTGGTCATGACTCTCGCTCTCATCATCGCCAAAACCTGCTTCGGCGTGTTCAGCGGCCTGACGGCGCACAAGTACCAC CAATTCACGGATACTGATGACGAGGCTGGCAGCACCGGCAGCTCCCCCACTGCT CCGTTTGTGTCTGCCTTGCTGATGGATCCAGCCTCTGTGTCACCCACGACCCCGCCCAAGGTCGCCCCGCCCGCGAAGGACAACAACCACAAAACCTACGGCACCACCGAGCCGCCGGAGAAGGAGGAGCTTGACCTTCGTCTCGCCGACGGGTCGTAA